A region of Leishmania mexicana MHOM/GT/2001/U1103 complete genome, chromosome 8 DNA encodes the following proteins:
- a CDS encoding putative protein kinase: MSRYQCSLCQVETPEDDLNFCVCCRAAVCAKCTRACYPNRKSVGLCVRCTPPDYGFACGRCSRHISYVDIEFFCDMCAAPICFTCVASGSSFECGQLKCSLCCECPMSQAPRNLVIRHEVDDAMLRQLPIPLVSNAPPTVAPPPPQARAAAAAVAATKSTKYRKLFGREKLGEGAQGIVYKCYTEENEVVVVKEMVFNDTDVTAFEAQARQVERMRQLSHPHLIRYLDVSVQKDPLRICVVMPFYSEGDLKKFIERQRKPVTEVKLCSIVLQIAGALNYLHRQEPPLVHRDIKPENILLLNHEEQVLLMDLDLCRTVDVTVSVIKRRELSPTYEYRAPELEKSHGDTKADVFSLGVVMFVLATLPDFPCVRTDSGEMLVISASKWSPSALKRAIQREIKRVQRYTYSEEFIRLVVAMLVHQPAARPTSGAVIYRLQKIMEQRLMEGKE; the protein is encoded by the coding sequence ATGTCGAGGTATCAGTGTTCCCTGTGTCAGGTTGAGACACCGGAGGATGATCTGAACTTCTGCgtctgctgccgcgctgccgtctgTGCGAAGTGTACTCGAGCATGCTACCCGAACCGCAAGAGCGTAGGCCTCTGCGTGCGGTGCACGCCACCCGACTACGGCTTCGCCTGCGGGCGGTGTTCCCGGCACATTTCGTACGTAGACATTGAATTCTTCTGCGACATGTGCGCCGCCCCCATCTGCTTCACTTGCGTAGCGAGCGGTAGTAGCTTTGAGTGTGGGCAGTTGAAATGTAGTCTGTGCTGCGAGTGCCCAATGTCACAGGCGCCGCGTAATCTGGTGATCCGCCACGAGGTGGATGACGCcatgctgcgccagctcccGATACCACTCGTGTCAAATGCGCCACcaacggtggcgccgccgccgccgcaagcgcgcgcggcggccgcggcggtggcggcgacaaAGAGCACCAAATACCGAAAGCTGTTTGGGCGAGAGAAGCTCGGCGAGGGCGCGCAGGGCATCGTGTACAAGTGCTACACGGAGGAGAACGAGGTGGTTGTAGTGAAGGAGATGGTGTTTAACGATACAGATGTCACCGCCTTCGAGGCACAGGCACGGCAAGTCGAACGCATGCGCCAGCTAAGCCACCCCCATCTCATTCGCTACCTTGACGTGTCGGTCCAGAAGGACCCGCTACGCATCTGCGTAGTCATGCCTTTCTACAGCGAAGGCGACTTGAAAAAGTTCATTGAAAGACAGCGCAAACCGGTGACAGAGGTAAAGTTGTGTTCCATCGTTCTGCAGATTGCCGGCGCCCTCAACTACCTGCATCGACAAGAACCGCCGCTGGTTCATCGCGACATCAAGCCCGAGAACATCCTGCTGCTGAACCACgaggagcaggtgctgctgatggATCTGGATCTCTGTCGAACAGTAGACGTAACAGTGAGCGTCATCAAGCGGCGCGAGCTGTCGCCAACGTATGAGTACCGCGCCccggagctggagaagagCCACGGCGATACGAAAGCGGACGTGTTTAGTCTTGGTGTGGTGATGTTTGTGCTTGCCACTCTGCCAGACTTTCCATGCGTGCGTACAGACTCCGGAGAGATGCTGGTCATCTCTGCCTCTAAGTGGTCTCCATCGGCACTGAAGCGCGCTATTCAGCGCGAAATCAAGCGTGTGCAGCGGTACACGTACTCGGAGGAGTTTATCCGCTTAGTTGTGGCGATGCTTGTTCACCAGCCCGCCGCACGCCCCACGTCGGGGGCGGTTATCTACCGCCTGCAGAAGATCATGGAACAGCGTCTCATGGAGGGTAAGGAGTAG